A stretch of DNA from Desulfosarcina ovata subsp. ovata:
TTCAGCAGGTCCTTCCGTGCTTGCGGGGCCGCCGCCGCGACCTGCCCGGAAAGCGCCAGACCTTGGACCAGGCGTCCCCACAGGGAGGCGATGCTGCTCTCATAGACCGGAAGAAGCGCGATCGCGCTGCCTGCATGTTCGGCCAGCGCCGTCCGGTCACAGAACACGTCTGCGACGATGGCATGCGTGAGGTGATACTGCGCCAACGCGGCCGGGTTGGCATCCAGGGTTGCCCGGTAGGCGGCATCATCGAACGAGCCGTCACTGAACGCACCCGGTGCGTTGGTCCTGCCTTGCAAGGCCTGCACTGCCTGCCGTACCGAATGGATGAAGGCCCTGACAAGGCTGTTGCCGGTGCGCTCCGTGAAGGCTTCGCCAGTTTCGATCTCCGCTAAAGCGTCGTCGAGCGTGGGGCCCCACTCCAGGGCCTCCCAGATCGAGCCGTAAAAACTGAGCCCGGAGTACATCATCTCGCCGCCCCGTACCAGGCCCTCGAAGCCGCGGCGGAGCGTCCGCAGGCAGTCCTCCAGCGGCTCGAACCAGTGCCCCGCACTCAGACCGTAGAGCATGCGCGCCGTCGAGGTCTGCGGTTCGAAGCCAAGCGCCTTGCCAACCGCCAGCACCCGGCTGACGGTGGCGAATCCGGTCCGGTAGTCACTGCGCAGGGCGACGGTCACGAAGCTGGCGTGGGACAGGGGGGTGACCAGCCCGGGCAAGGGTCCGCCGTGCGCCCATAACTGCGCGGCCGAGGTCACTATCCATGGCATTACCGGGGCGCCAGCGAAGAAGGCGGGCGGTACCAGCTTGTCGATGATCTTCGCCACAGCCTTGGTACACGGATCGGGGTTCGGGCCCCGCCGCACATCCTCGTCGACGCTCCCGCTGGACACCCAGTCCCGCAGAGCGTCCAGTCCCTGTTCAATCTCCGGCAGGAGGTCGCCGGCGGCCGGGGCCGGGTTCCCGAGCTCCGCAAGAACGCTCAGACCGAGTTCCGTGGCCTCCTCCGGCCGGGCGCGGTTCATCAGACTCATCATCTGCGCGCTGGCCGCCTCAGCCCGTAGCAGCGGATCGTCGCAGATCGCCTCGATGATTTCCCAGAGACGGTCCAACTCCTCGAACCGGCTGAGACCGAGCAGCGCGGCATGCCGTTCGACCGTCAGCTCGACGCGCAGCCGGGCACGCTCGCTCTGCGACGCGTCGGTGTCCTCGACCAGGTCGATGGCTGCGGCAAGGAAGCGCTCGGTGAGCGCGTAGTTGGCCAGCCGCCGGGCGTGACCGGCGGCCTGGCGAAACAACAGCGCGGCGCGGATTCGCTCCGCCGGGTCAGTCAGGAGCGCCAGCGCCGCCAGGTACTGCTCGGCCGCGACCACCCTGAATCCGGGCACATCGGCAAGTTGGCGGGCCACAGCAAGGTGCCGGACTCGCCGATCCGAAGGCGTCAGCCCCCCGTAGGTGGCCTGTTGAATCCGATCGTGGCGAAAGCGCACCGTCCCCCCTTGCTCCATGACCAGCAGACCGTCTTCGAGCGCCGGGGTGAGTGCGGCCTCGACCCGGGCCGCCGATGCGTCCGTCTCGATCGGCCCGGTTCCTGCGGCGGCCTGCAGCAGGGACAACTCGACATCGCCGCCCAGGCAGGCCATGAGGCGCAGGATATCCTGGGACGGCTCCGGCAGCGCCAGAATCCGCTGGGTGAGCAGCGTCACCACGTCGCCAAGGTCGATGTGCTGACGGATCGCGGCAGCGTCCCAGGTCCAGCCATCGTCCTCAAGAGTGAGCACACCTTCCCGGCGCAAAGCGTTGACGAACTCCACCGTGTCGAACGGGTTCCCCCCCGAGTGGGGTTGGATTGCGTCCGCCAGTGCCGCGGCTGCGGGCCCGGTGATGCGTAACATGTCGCCCAGGAGCGTCCCGAGGTCCGCTGCCGGCAGGTTGGTCAGGCGCACATACCTCGGACCGTCCTCCAGGCTTTGCCACCGCTGGAGTACCGCGGACAGTGGGTGCGTCGCGTCCACCTCGTTGTCGCGGTAGGCCCCCACCAGCAGAATCCCGTGCAGGCCGTGGTCGGCGATCACGGCGTCCATGAAGCCCATCAGTATCGACCCGGCCCATTGCAGATCGTCCAGAACCACAACGATCGGTAGTTCCGCCCGGGCCAGCGCTCGAAGCATGCTCAGAGCAGCCTGCTGCAGCCGGGCCTGGACACGCACGGGGTCGTCGTCGGCCTCCGCCGGCACACCGAGTACCGTGGCCATCTCCGGTACCATCGCCGCGATCAGGCCGGCGTTGGCGTCCAGCGCCTCGAGCAGACGCGGCCGAAGCGCTGTCAGCTCATTCTCGGGCTCGGCCAGAAGCAGTCGGCCCACGCCTCGCAGGGCCTGGCACAGCGCATCCGAGGCGGCATCCTGGCGGTACTGATCGGACTTGCCGCTGACGAACCAGCCACCGGCAGCGGTGATCAGCGGCCGTAACTCGTCGATGAGCGACGTCTTGCCGACGCCGGGTGCGCCACCGATCAGCAGCCCCCGACAACGTCCTGCGATCGCGTCATCCAGGGCCGCGCGCAGGATTTCGATCTCCGGCGCGCGGCCGACCAAGTGGGAGGGCGCAGCCAGCCGCCACGGGAAGTCCCGCTCCCCGAGAATGAAGTTTGTGTCCTCTTCCCGCACCAGGGCCCGGCGTAGCCGGCGCAGATCGTATAGCACCCCCACGGCGCTCTGGTAGCGGTTGTCCGGCTCCTTCTCCAACAATTTGCCGATGATGCGCGACAACGCCGGCGGCACCTGCGGGTTGCGCTCCCAGGCCGGGGTCGGAACCCGGGTCAGATGATCGTGGACCAGTTGCAACAGATCCCCGTCACCAAAGGGCGGTTCTCCGGTGGCCAGCTCGTACAAAGTGGCGCCCAGCGAATAGAGGTCGGCTCTCTGATCCACTGCCCACCCGGTGCGTCCGGTCTGTTCGGGTGCCAGGTAAGGCAGGGTGCCGACGATATCCTTCACGTGAGTAAACGCCGGACGCTCCAGTGCGAAGGTGGTCGCCAGATCGAAGTCAATGAGAATCGGCCTTGCAGGGTCGCCGGCTACCACGATGTTGTTCGGGTTAATGTCCTTGTGAATCACGCCATGACGGTGGATTGCCTCGACGATCCCGGATAGATCCTCGGCGAACGCGAGCAGGTCGTCCACCCGCATCGGGCCGGTCTCCACCAACTCCGGTAATATGACACCGCCGGAGTCCTCAAGGAGAACGGCATCCTTCTCATCTGCCCCAACCATTATCTGCGGAATTCGCTCGACGTCGGTCAATCGGCGTAAAATCGACATTTCGTGCCTGCGCCGTGCCGTCCTCCCCGGCCCACGCATCTCCTTACGGATCACGTTACCGGTTGTCGTCGAGATCCGTGACACCAGCGTGCGGTCACCCTGAAACAGTACGTCCATACTCAATGCATCCCTCTCTCGGCGCCGATGTCGTCGTCTTCGACCCATGATCGATTCATCTATCTCGATAGACGACCATACGATCTTCTGCAAGTAATTTTTACGACAAGGTTCTGTTACTATCGTTTCACAGTGAACAAGTTGGGCTGGCAGTATTGTCCCGGAATATTCAAAAATTGGGTGCGATGCTGAAAGAACAGACGGTAAAGAAAATGAAGCGCCGCAAAAAAACTGCTGGCCTGTCTTTTGATTAGGCGATTGGCGGAAAAGAATATACCAGGATGCGCAGGATTTTCATTCGGCCATAAGGCGCTAAATGCTGCCATCGTCAAGCAATTTGGTTGGTATGCAGATTGTTCTTGATTGGTTTCTTCAGTCCATTGCCATATCGTCCGGTGGCTGCAGGCTGCCCCGGTGAACGGCGGACTGACCGAACCGGTCGG
This window harbors:
- a CDS encoding diguanylate cyclase domain-containing protein, producing the protein MDVLFQGDRTLVSRISTTTGNVIRKEMRGPGRTARRRHEMSILRRLTDVERIPQIMVGADEKDAVLLEDSGGVILPELVETGPMRVDDLLAFAEDLSGIVEAIHRHGVIHKDINPNNIVVAGDPARPILIDFDLATTFALERPAFTHVKDIVGTLPYLAPEQTGRTGWAVDQRADLYSLGATLYELATGEPPFGDGDLLQLVHDHLTRVPTPAWERNPQVPPALSRIIGKLLEKEPDNRYQSAVGVLYDLRRLRRALVREEDTNFILGERDFPWRLAAPSHLVGRAPEIEILRAALDDAIAGRCRGLLIGGAPGVGKTSLIDELRPLITAAGGWFVSGKSDQYRQDAASDALCQALRGVGRLLLAEPENELTALRPRLLEALDANAGLIAAMVPEMATVLGVPAEADDDPVRVQARLQQAALSMLRALARAELPIVVVLDDLQWAGSILMGFMDAVIADHGLHGILLVGAYRDNEVDATHPLSAVLQRWQSLEDGPRYVRLTNLPAADLGTLLGDMLRITGPAAAALADAIQPHSGGNPFDTVEFVNALRREGVLTLEDDGWTWDAAAIRQHIDLGDVVTLLTQRILALPEPSQDILRLMACLGGDVELSLLQAAAGTGPIETDASAARVEAALTPALEDGLLVMEQGGTVRFRHDRIQQATYGGLTPSDRRVRHLAVARQLADVPGFRVVAAEQYLAALALLTDPAERIRAALLFRQAAGHARRLANYALTERFLAAAIDLVEDTDASQSERARLRVELTVERHAALLGLSRFEELDRLWEIIEAICDDPLLRAEAASAQMMSLMNRARPEEATELGLSVLAELGNPAPAAGDLLPEIEQGLDALRDWVSSGSVDEDVRRGPNPDPCTKAVAKIIDKLVPPAFFAGAPVMPWIVTSAAQLWAHGGPLPGLVTPLSHASFVTVALRSDYRTGFATVSRVLAVGKALGFEPQTSTARMLYGLSAGHWFEPLEDCLRTLRRGFEGLVRGGEMMYSGLSFYGSIWEALEWGPTLDDALAEIETGEAFTERTGNSLVRAFIHSVRQAVQALQGRTNAPGAFSDGSFDDAAYRATLDANPAALAQYHLTHAIVADVFCDRTALAEHAGSAIALLPVYESSIASLWGRLVQGLALSGQVAAAAPQARKDLLNEFDQYRAWMAARTVEAPANFAHLLALLDAERAAAIGDVEAAIRAYDSARHEIEHRQRPWHRAIIAERSGRFYLAQNIEHAGRAALREARQFYQAWGATGKVDHLELEFPFLKAQTAKSCGSTQRGTWSTIGSNSSSNLSADSVDVLAILRASQSLSSETSLARLQVRVADLLCGLTGATSARMLLRDPNQGGWYLPHHKGHEHLSITQETAAGRVPLSVVRYVERTHQPLLVEDATRDDRFAHDPYLTALDSCALLVVPLQTRDEISALLLLENRRSRSAFGTNRLDTVRLIAGQLSVSLDNAMLYTELERKVAERTQALQAANGQLELLAVTDALTGLSNRRRLTETLDMEWRRAIRPGTPLALAMIDIDEFKRYNDHYGHQAGDDCLREVAGAMQGAVRDTDLVARYGGEEFTIVLPKTDLTTAHKIAERIRTTIAALAEPHVKAKHRIVTISIGVAATVPAPTTIAEQLLKAADNALYEAKRTGRNRVVAAANIIDGKETQPCT